A region of Chitinophaga horti DNA encodes the following proteins:
- a CDS encoding two-component regulator propeller domain-containing protein, with the protein MAIGNVTAQTVPIGHWREHLPYRRVSALALSPDAVYCAAGNALFSANTNTREITRYNKLNGLHDVGISAIGYHEGTSTLAIGYKNGNIDLLRRENIINIPDLLRKQVNGDKSIYHIAFFQDNAYVCTGFGILVVDLKKQEIAATWLPAAAGNYVKVWAMTQNEGWFYAATSEGIRRAPVTGANLANYESWQPFNTGLQPWPVTDIAAIGSTMVALQDSLLFSASPAGWQSWGPTNKFRDISASGTQFIATGANNIQILTASGAIQTTLTPGGLPVQALTRNGETFIADSTKGLIIHRDNYETVTPNAPNDLVLGDLLIVNNTLWASAGAVTGNWAATRNKGGLFHFEQEEWTNYTDVPEDIIALAYTPQDNTLWAGSFGSGVLILPKGEIFKAPQLDAAIDNLNAYRVGGAATDAAGNLWLSNYGANRNLALRKKDGSWQNFTTPYFLPSYALSQIVIDDFGQKWIVAPKGGGLIVYNHGSNIDLPADDKWAIYQTGTGRGNLPSADVRCIAKDKSGYIWVGTTRGVGVIQCPQQAITAAGCDAYLPVLQEGNFAGYLFRNEQVNTIAVDGADRKWVGTQNGVWLISSAGDKIIHHFNIENSPLLSNEVRKIAVHPQTGEVFFATTAGLLSFRGTATGGGDTHKAQDVLVFPNPVPPGHTGPVAIRGLVTNALVKITDISGRLVYQGRAQGGQAVWNGQDYTGHRPQSGVYLVFSSDDTGTEKLVTKIVFIH; encoded by the coding sequence ATGGCTATAGGTAATGTGACCGCACAAACCGTACCGATAGGTCATTGGCGCGAACATCTGCCCTACCGCCGCGTATCGGCCCTGGCGCTAAGCCCGGATGCGGTGTACTGCGCCGCCGGCAACGCCTTGTTCTCCGCCAACACAAATACCCGCGAAATCACCCGCTATAACAAACTTAACGGCCTGCACGACGTAGGTATCTCCGCTATCGGTTACCATGAAGGCACCTCCACTTTGGCGATCGGTTATAAGAATGGTAACATCGACCTGCTGCGCCGCGAAAATATCATTAATATTCCCGACTTGCTCCGTAAACAAGTCAACGGCGATAAATCCATCTACCACATCGCGTTTTTCCAGGACAACGCTTACGTGTGTACCGGTTTCGGCATTTTGGTGGTAGACCTGAAAAAACAGGAAATAGCAGCTACCTGGCTGCCCGCCGCGGCAGGCAACTACGTAAAGGTATGGGCGATGACCCAAAACGAAGGATGGTTTTATGCCGCCACCAGCGAAGGTATTCGTCGCGCCCCGGTCACCGGCGCCAACCTGGCAAACTATGAAAGCTGGCAGCCGTTTAACACCGGCCTGCAACCCTGGCCCGTCACAGACATTGCCGCCATTGGCAGCACGATGGTTGCCCTTCAGGACAGTCTCCTGTTCAGTGCATCACCCGCTGGCTGGCAATCCTGGGGACCAACGAACAAGTTCCGCGACATCAGCGCCAGCGGCACACAATTCATCGCCACAGGTGCTAACAATATTCAAATACTAACCGCCAGCGGCGCTATACAGACCACACTCACGCCTGGCGGACTCCCGGTACAGGCACTCACCCGCAACGGCGAAACGTTCATTGCAGACAGCACAAAAGGCCTCATCATCCACCGCGATAACTATGAAACCGTAACGCCCAATGCCCCGAACGATCTCGTTCTCGGCGATCTGCTGATCGTCAACAACACGTTATGGGCCAGCGCCGGCGCGGTGACCGGCAACTGGGCGGCTACAAGAAATAAAGGCGGCCTTTTCCACTTTGAACAGGAGGAATGGACAAACTACACCGACGTTCCGGAAGATATCATCGCCCTCGCCTACACTCCGCAGGACAATACGCTCTGGGCAGGCTCCTTCGGCAGCGGCGTACTAATATTACCTAAAGGTGAAATATTTAAAGCCCCGCAACTGGATGCTGCCATAGATAACCTAAACGCCTACCGCGTAGGTGGCGCAGCAACAGATGCGGCAGGCAATCTATGGCTCAGCAACTACGGCGCAAACCGCAACCTGGCACTGCGCAAAAAGGACGGCTCCTGGCAAAATTTTACCACACCCTACTTCCTCCCATCCTACGCCCTTTCGCAGATTGTCATCGACGACTTCGGACAAAAGTGGATCGTTGCACCGAAAGGCGGCGGATTGATCGTATACAACCATGGCAGTAATATCGACCTGCCAGCGGACGATAAATGGGCGATCTATCAAACCGGCACTGGCCGTGGAAACTTGCCCAGCGCTGATGTACGCTGCATTGCCAAAGACAAAAGTGGGTACATATGGGTAGGCACTACACGCGGCGTGGGCGTTATTCAATGCCCGCAACAGGCCATCACGGCGGCCGGCTGCGATGCGTACCTTCCCGTGTTACAGGAGGGCAATTTTGCCGGCTACCTGTTTCGCAACGAGCAGGTGAACACTATTGCTGTTGATGGTGCCGACCGTAAATGGGTAGGCACACAAAACGGCGTATGGCTCATTAGTTCTGCAGGCGACAAGATCATTCATCATTTTAATATTGAAAACAGCCCGCTACTTAGCAACGAGGTTCGCAAAATTGCGGTACACCCGCAAACAGGCGAGGTGTTTTTTGCCACGACGGCAGGATTGCTTAGCTTCCGCGGAACCGCTACAGGAGGCGGGGATACTCACAAAGCGCAGGATGTACTGGTTTTCCCGAACCCGGTACCACCTGGCCATACCGGCCCCGTCGCCATACGTGGACTGGTCACCAACGCGCTGGTAAAAATTACTGACATCAGCGGCCGACTGGTATACCAGGGCCGGGCGCAGGGAGGGCAGGCAGTGTGGAATGGACAGGATTATACGGGGCACCGGCCACAAAGTGGGGTATACCTTGTGTTCTCGTCAGATGATACCGGTACAGAAAAGCTGGTCACAAAAATTGTCTTCATTCATTAA
- a CDS encoding efflux RND transporter permease subunit — protein sequence MWQRLAGLVLKYRLALLAILIISTGIMAWFAVKVQLSYDFTGAVPRSNEKYQQYQEFKRKFGEDGNMMVVSVETDSLFQLDFFRDYVKLNDEIRKIPAVENVLSVPIAVNMIKNDSTRKLDARQIFSPIPQDQATLDSLKDVFFSLPFYKGLLYSPKVPAFLMAVNINRDTLNSKARINVVQAVQRVAGDFGERHKIDVKLSGLPLIRTIMATKVKDELVMFLGISLVLTAVILLLFFRSISAVLMSMIVVIMGVIWSVATIYLCGFKITLLTGLIPPLIVVIGIPNCVYFLNKYHTEYAVHGDKMFALTRMVQKMGIVTLFTNLTAAIGFGVFYFTDSAILKEFGIVAGINIMLIFLISFIFLPAVLSYLPPPKSKHTSYLDSPIFNKLLTMLNTLAFRHRPAIYLITGLMVIGAILGMMRLKPVGFIVDDIPKSDKLYKDLKYIEQNFKGVMPLEIVLDTKRKNGVVNLKTLEGIDKFTREIAEKPQFARPLSVSEGIKFARQAYYNGDSTSYSVPNQFDIGFLAPYMRMKATSDNPTAFTKLVTSFMDSTRQVARISVNMADVGSQELPRLLDSLRPRAAEIFDTANYKVTFTGTSVIFLEGSRYIINGLLESIALAFVLIVFCMLYLFRSWRMLIISIVPNIIPLIVTAGVMGWLGIAIKPSTVLVFSIALGIAIDVTIRFLVNFKQELEHHESNISDTVRQTINHTGLSIIYTSMILFAGFMIFAFSEFGGTKALGWLTSLTLVMAMITNLTILPAMLLWMEKALLKKARKKELWKALDEEE from the coding sequence ATGTGGCAGCGCTTAGCAGGTCTTGTATTGAAGTATAGACTAGCATTGTTGGCAATATTGATCATTAGTACCGGAATTATGGCCTGGTTTGCCGTGAAGGTACAGTTGTCTTACGATTTCACGGGCGCCGTTCCCCGGAGTAATGAAAAGTACCAGCAATACCAGGAGTTCAAAAGGAAGTTCGGGGAAGATGGTAATATGATGGTGGTATCGGTAGAAACCGACAGCCTGTTTCAGCTGGACTTTTTCCGCGACTATGTTAAACTGAACGATGAGATCCGCAAGATACCGGCGGTAGAGAACGTATTGAGCGTTCCGATCGCGGTAAACATGATCAAGAACGACAGCACCCGCAAGCTGGATGCGCGTCAGATCTTTTCGCCTATCCCCCAGGACCAGGCTACGCTGGACAGCCTGAAAGATGTATTTTTCTCACTGCCATTCTACAAAGGATTGTTGTACAGTCCGAAGGTGCCGGCCTTCCTGATGGCGGTGAATATTAATAGAGATACCCTCAATTCGAAAGCGAGGATCAATGTGGTGCAGGCTGTGCAGCGCGTTGCCGGCGACTTTGGAGAGCGTCATAAGATAGATGTGAAACTGAGCGGTCTGCCGCTCATCCGCACCATCATGGCGACAAAAGTGAAAGATGAACTGGTGATGTTCCTCGGCATTTCGCTGGTGCTGACAGCGGTGATCCTGCTGCTGTTTTTCCGTTCGATCAGTGCTGTATTGATGTCGATGATCGTAGTGATCATGGGCGTAATATGGTCGGTAGCCACGATCTACCTCTGCGGATTCAAGATCACCTTGCTTACCGGGTTGATTCCTCCATTGATCGTGGTAATCGGTATTCCCAACTGCGTATACTTCCTTAATAAATATCATACGGAATATGCCGTGCATGGCGATAAAATGTTCGCCTTAACAAGGATGGTGCAGAAGATGGGTATCGTAACCCTGTTCACCAACCTGACCGCAGCTATCGGTTTTGGTGTGTTTTATTTTACAGACAGCGCCATCCTGAAGGAGTTCGGTATTGTGGCGGGCATTAACATCATGCTCATCTTCCTGATATCGTTTATTTTCCTGCCGGCTGTGCTGAGCTACCTGCCACCCCCGAAAAGCAAACATACCAGCTACCTGGACAGCCCTATATTCAACAAGCTGCTCACGATGCTGAACACCCTGGCTTTCCGCCACCGTCCTGCCATTTACCTGATTACCGGTTTGATGGTGATTGGTGCGATACTGGGTATGATGCGCCTGAAGCCAGTTGGTTTTATAGTGGACGATATTCCTAAATCGGACAAGCTTTATAAAGACCTGAAGTATATCGAACAAAACTTCAAAGGTGTGATGCCGCTGGAGATTGTGCTCGATACCAAACGTAAGAACGGCGTGGTAAACCTTAAAACCCTGGAAGGTATTGATAAGTTTACCCGCGAAATCGCTGAGAAGCCGCAATTCGCCCGTCCGCTCAGCGTATCGGAAGGTATCAAGTTTGCTCGCCAGGCTTACTATAATGGCGATAGCACCAGCTACTCTGTTCCCAACCAGTTCGATATCGGCTTCCTGGCGCCTTACATGCGTATGAAGGCCACCAGCGATAATCCTACTGCTTTTACGAAACTGGTAACATCCTTTATGGACAGTACCCGCCAGGTAGCGCGTATCAGCGTGAACATGGCCGACGTTGGGTCGCAGGAGTTGCCCAGACTGTTGGATAGCTTGCGCCCACGTGCGGCGGAGATTTTTGACACGGCCAATTACAAAGTAACATTTACCGGTACCAGTGTGATCTTCCTCGAAGGCAGCCGTTATATTATCAACGGTTTGCTGGAGAGTATTGCGCTGGCATTCGTGCTGATCGTGTTCTGTATGCTGTATCTGTTCCGTTCCTGGAGAATGCTGATCATATCAATTGTACCTAACATCATTCCGCTGATCGTCACCGCCGGCGTAATGGGTTGGCTGGGCATCGCCATTAAGCCGTCTACCGTACTGGTATTCAGTATTGCGCTTGGGATAGCGATTGACGTTACGATCCGGTTCCTGGTGAACTTCAAGCAGGAGTTGGAGCACCACGAATCCAATATATCCGATACCGTTAGGCAGACCATCAACCATACAGGTTTAAGTATCATTTATACTTCGATGATCCTGTTTGCAGGGTTTATGATCTTCGCTTTCTCTGAATTTGGAGGAACGAAGGCCTTGGGTTGGCTGACCTCTCTCACACTGGTGATGGCCATGATCACTAACCTGACCATTTTGCCTGCTATGTTGCTGTGGATGGAGAAGGCTTTGCTGAAAAAAGCCCGCAAGAAAGAGTTGTGGAAGGCATTGGACGAGGAAGAATAA
- a CDS encoding IS1595 family transposase, protein MKNKYLKGAHLSERKFKEILKLFSEDLTATQIANISGVSRVTVNSYLKKIRMQIVKYCESVMPEPTGYPKIQHRNGHDTAVAVKSEVDRIVKPVIFGIYKADDKVFTEILPDVSRSMIQAIARGRSVLETVVTADRIRRFHGVVDLGQYRLYNLNGSSHTEHGKQLDDVDGFWGLTKHRLAKFKGLNRNTAYLHLKECEFRYNYRNEELYQVLLNLLKTHPLNLS, encoded by the coding sequence ATGAAAAATAAGTACTTAAAGGGCGCTCACTTGTCCGAGCGGAAATTTAAGGAGATACTGAAGCTATTTTCAGAAGATCTCACTGCCACGCAGATCGCTAACATCAGTGGTGTTAGCAGGGTTACGGTTAACAGCTACCTGAAGAAGATCAGGATGCAGATCGTTAAATACTGCGAATCAGTAATGCCGGAACCAACCGGTTATCCGAAAATACAACACCGTAACGGTCATGATACAGCAGTGGCCGTGAAGAGTGAAGTAGACCGGATTGTAAAGCCGGTGATATTCGGCATTTACAAGGCTGACGATAAGGTATTCACAGAAATTTTGCCTGATGTAAGCCGATCGATGATACAAGCCATTGCCCGCGGCCGGTCTGTCCTGGAAACAGTTGTTACAGCAGACAGGATCCGCAGATTCCACGGGGTAGTGGATCTGGGCCAGTACCGTTTGTACAACCTGAACGGCAGCAGCCATACAGAACATGGTAAACAGCTGGATGACGTAGACGGCTTCTGGGGCCTGACCAAACACCGGCTGGCGAAGTTCAAAGGCTTGAACCGCAATACCGCTTACCTGCATTTGAAGGAATGCGAGTTCCGTTACAACTACCGTAACGAGGAGCTTTACCAGGTTTTATTGAACTTACTTAAAACACATCCGCTCAACTTATCTTGA
- a CDS encoding SusC/RagA family TonB-linked outer membrane protein: MRKSLSALFLSLVCIVASEQVIAQNRTVTGTVTSAEDGSPIPGATIIAKGTNIGTVTNVTGVFSLNVPQGTTALLVKFVGMKDQEIALSGNGPYNVALAADVTTLNETVVTANAIRREKSSLGYSSPTIKTEELTRGRSSSALNGLTGKVAGVNITSTASAPGSSSRIVLRGGSSILGSNQALIVVDGVPIDNSSYIGGDDSRSSVDFGNRGNDINPEDIESMTVLKGPAAAALYGSRASNGALIITTKSGKRGDNKKNEVTFNTTTTFSNVLRLPEYQNEFGQGGSGEPDPMENWSWGPRLDGTLQPWGQSINGVRLEKPYVAEKDNVRKFFELGTALNNNLSLSGAGEKTTYYLSINTLNSDGVMPDNYDKYAKYGIRFNAATQLSNKISSTINVNYNKISSNMVQGGQGPGSVYNNVIQTPRDIPLHKMSDLNNPYYSFGDVLQDADGNPQYGYYGAYTNNPYWVLKNYKNQNYVDRITGNFSLTYQPAKWLTLVERLGVDNYSDRRRYKYPKFSFTPADDAGNYPEDQIHTEVGKYEETNYNLNEITHDFMITGNHQFSPDFTASLMLGNNIRQRTFSSLTASTNPQNGLVVPGWYNLANSNGRVAASNNIETRRLVGFYGDLNLAYKNMLYLGVSARTDLSSTLPKDKYSFFYPGVNASFVFSELLKNSGAGEVINYGKLRASWASVGNDADAYILETYFGQTDILGGFGSTTFPFGDIPGYSLRNTIGNANITPEKTQAFEVGTELGFFNNRISVDFSYYENRSKDQIIPVPISPSSGYSATIINAGEVHNRGVELTLRGTPIRTADWTWEVYGTYTRNRNEVKSLIEGVDQVVIGGFGGMSIVAAVGRPYGEFYTTDLRRAPDGRVVVSPSTGMPLLSEQSVYLGSYNPKYQASLGTNVSYKTFTFNILFDTKQGGKFYSRTKDIMDFVGTAKETTVGNREEQLWPNSVYVDSDGKYVENTQYTYLPQDYFSSQIPVGRHVLDASYIKLREVSLTYKLPKQLLARTFMGEASIGVFGNNLWIKTASENQYVDPEINSGGAGNEQGLDFTAQPSLRNFGFNLRVAF, encoded by the coding sequence ATGAGGAAAAGTCTATCGGCGCTTTTCCTGTCCCTGGTGTGCATTGTCGCCAGTGAACAGGTCATTGCGCAAAACCGTACCGTTACAGGCACGGTAACATCTGCTGAAGACGGCTCGCCTATCCCCGGGGCGACCATTATTGCCAAAGGAACAAACATCGGCACTGTAACCAATGTGACCGGTGTGTTTAGTCTCAATGTTCCGCAGGGTACTACTGCGCTGCTAGTGAAATTCGTTGGTATGAAAGACCAGGAGATCGCACTCTCTGGCAATGGTCCGTATAATGTTGCGCTCGCGGCAGACGTAACAACACTGAATGAAACCGTGGTAACAGCTAACGCTATTCGTAGGGAGAAGAGCTCCCTGGGCTATTCGTCCCCTACCATAAAAACTGAAGAGCTTACAAGAGGCCGTAGCAGCAGTGCGCTGAATGGTCTTACCGGTAAGGTGGCTGGTGTTAACATCACCTCCACCGCCTCTGCGCCTGGTAGTTCCTCCCGTATCGTATTGCGTGGTGGTTCTTCCATTCTCGGTAGCAACCAGGCCCTCATCGTTGTGGATGGTGTGCCAATCGATAACTCCAGTTATATCGGTGGCGACGATAGCCGTTCGTCCGTAGACTTCGGTAACCGCGGTAACGACATCAACCCGGAAGATATCGAGTCTATGACTGTGCTGAAAGGCCCGGCTGCGGCGGCGCTGTATGGTTCCCGTGCATCCAATGGCGCGTTGATCATCACCACAAAATCTGGTAAAAGGGGTGATAACAAAAAGAACGAGGTGACCTTCAACACCACTACTACTTTCTCTAACGTCTTGAGACTGCCTGAATACCAGAATGAGTTCGGCCAGGGTGGTAGCGGTGAGCCAGATCCGATGGAGAACTGGAGCTGGGGACCGAGGTTAGACGGTACCCTGCAGCCATGGGGACAGTCCATCAATGGTGTACGCCTCGAAAAACCTTACGTTGCTGAGAAAGATAACGTGCGTAAGTTTTTTGAATTAGGAACAGCGCTGAATAACAACCTCTCGCTTTCTGGCGCTGGAGAAAAAACTACTTATTATCTCTCGATCAACACCCTCAATTCTGATGGAGTGATGCCTGACAACTACGATAAGTATGCTAAGTATGGCATCCGCTTCAACGCGGCTACGCAGCTGAGCAACAAAATCTCTTCGACCATCAACGTGAATTACAATAAAATTTCATCGAACATGGTGCAGGGTGGCCAAGGCCCCGGATCGGTTTACAATAACGTGATACAAACGCCGAGAGATATTCCTTTGCACAAGATGAGCGATCTTAATAATCCATATTACAGCTTTGGCGATGTGTTGCAGGATGCGGATGGTAATCCGCAATACGGTTACTATGGTGCGTATACCAATAACCCTTATTGGGTATTGAAAAACTATAAGAATCAGAACTATGTTGATCGTATCACCGGTAACTTCTCGCTCACCTATCAGCCTGCTAAATGGCTCACATTAGTGGAACGTTTGGGCGTTGATAACTATTCTGACAGGCGCCGGTACAAGTATCCGAAATTCAGCTTCACGCCGGCGGATGATGCTGGCAACTATCCTGAAGATCAGATACACACGGAGGTGGGTAAGTATGAGGAAACCAATTATAACCTCAATGAGATCACCCATGACTTCATGATCACGGGTAATCACCAGTTCAGCCCTGACTTCACGGCCAGCCTTATGCTAGGTAACAATATCCGCCAGAGAACATTCTCCAGCCTTACTGCTTCTACGAACCCGCAGAATGGCCTGGTAGTTCCGGGTTGGTATAACCTGGCGAACAGTAATGGACGTGTGGCAGCTTCAAATAACATTGAGACGCGCCGCCTGGTTGGCTTCTACGGTGACCTGAACCTTGCGTATAAAAACATGCTGTACCTGGGTGTATCTGCCCGTACAGACCTTTCATCTACCCTGCCGAAGGATAAATACAGTTTCTTCTATCCAGGTGTGAACGCATCGTTCGTGTTCTCTGAACTGCTGAAGAATTCAGGTGCCGGGGAAGTGATCAACTACGGTAAACTTCGCGCCAGCTGGGCCTCTGTGGGTAACGATGCAGATGCTTACATCCTGGAAACCTACTTTGGTCAGACCGACATCCTGGGTGGATTTGGTAGCACGACCTTCCCATTCGGCGACATACCCGGCTATTCGTTGAGGAACACTATCGGTAACGCGAACATCACTCCTGAAAAAACGCAGGCGTTTGAAGTGGGTACCGAATTAGGGTTCTTTAACAACCGTATTTCGGTTGACTTCTCTTACTATGAGAATCGTTCGAAAGATCAGATCATTCCCGTTCCGATCTCTCCATCATCCGGTTATTCTGCAACTATTATCAATGCAGGTGAAGTACACAACCGTGGCGTGGAGCTGACCTTACGTGGTACACCTATCAGAACAGCTGACTGGACCTGGGAAGTATACGGTACTTACACAAGAAACAGGAATGAAGTGAAATCACTGATCGAAGGTGTAGACCAGGTGGTGATCGGCGGTTTTGGTGGTATGAGTATCGTAGCTGCTGTGGGCCGCCCGTATGGTGAGTTCTACACGACCGACCTGCGCCGCGCTCCTGACGGACGTGTGGTAGTTAGTCCTTCTACAGGTATGCCGCTTCTGTCTGAGCAGTCGGTTTATCTCGGTTCTTACAATCCGAAATATCAGGCTTCGCTCGGTACTAACGTGAGCTATAAGACATTTACCTTTAATATCCTGTTTGATACAAAGCAAGGTGGTAAATTCTATTCCCGTACAAAGGACATCATGGACTTCGTAGGTACGGCGAAAGAAACCACAGTGGGTAATCGCGAAGAGCAACTGTGGCCAAATTCCGTATATGTTGACAGTGATGGGAAATATGTTGAGAATACCCAATATACCTATCTTCCGCAGGATTACTTCTCCAGCCAAATCCCGGTAGGCCGCCACGTATTGGATGCATCCTATATCAAGTTGCGCGAAGTGAGCCTTACCTACAAGCTGCCTAAGCAATTGCTGGCCCGTACGTTTATGGGCGAAGCGTCCATTGGCGTGTTTGGTAACAACCTCTGGATTAAAACAGCCAGCGAAAACCAGTATGTCGATCCGGAAATCAACTCTGGTGGCGCAGGTAACGAACAAGGCCTGGACTTCACGGCCCAGCCTTCACTGCGCAACTTTGGTTTCAACCTGAGAGTAGCGTTCTAG
- a CDS encoding SusD/RagB family nutrient-binding outer membrane lipoprotein, whose protein sequence is MKVLSIKNILLGLAVTAVALPGCKKFLDVNDNPNDLKNADISLVLPSAEAAIAHVVGNNFQVYGGIWAQYWTQFWLSSQYKTIDQYQPVASDFDRGWGILYNDALTDLNYIISQPATAKNNQYRAIAFILRAYTFQLLTDAFGDIPLKDATKGQSGNLSPAYDPQQEVYDSIFTYIDQGIAILDADSDFPPGAADLIFGDSDDQMGDWLRFANTLKLRAYLRISLKDEGKATAGINALYATTPEFLEEDAQIEYTASGGNQNPLFSEILGLGRTQNLYASATSVDTLQKSNDPRRRVFYRNVTGFDTIVGIPQGSYDNTPSDDITDGLRSSASFRVGARGGDDNSALAPVKLISAAESYFLQAEVYTRGFRAGNAQTMFTEGIRASFASYDVAGVDEYIATSPSAAWPAGEDAQWQAIMFQKWVAMNGSQGFEAWTEWRRTGYPNLLQQSQASVLAAGLMPQRFLYPSTELTRNLNFPGQTLVEDKVWWDAN, encoded by the coding sequence ATGAAAGTACTAAGTATAAAAAACATCCTTCTGGGCCTGGCAGTAACGGCTGTAGCGTTACCCGGCTGTAAAAAATTCCTGGATGTAAACGATAACCCGAATGATTTGAAAAATGCGGATATTTCGTTAGTGCTGCCATCGGCAGAGGCTGCGATTGCGCATGTGGTAGGTAATAATTTTCAGGTTTATGGAGGCATTTGGGCACAATACTGGACACAGTTCTGGTTATCGTCCCAATATAAAACCATCGATCAGTATCAGCCTGTAGCCAGCGATTTTGACCGCGGCTGGGGCATATTGTACAATGATGCGCTGACCGACCTCAATTATATAATCAGTCAGCCTGCGACTGCAAAGAATAATCAGTATCGTGCCATTGCATTTATATTGAGAGCTTACACCTTCCAGTTGCTGACCGATGCTTTTGGGGATATTCCTTTAAAAGACGCCACTAAAGGTCAAAGCGGTAATCTTAGTCCGGCTTATGATCCACAGCAGGAGGTATACGATTCTATTTTCACTTACATCGACCAGGGTATTGCCATACTGGATGCGGATAGTGATTTTCCTCCCGGTGCTGCTGACCTGATTTTTGGTGATAGCGATGATCAGATGGGTGATTGGCTGCGATTTGCAAATACCCTGAAGCTGCGCGCTTACCTGCGTATTTCATTGAAAGATGAGGGTAAAGCTACTGCAGGTATTAACGCTTTGTATGCAACTACTCCTGAGTTCCTGGAGGAAGATGCGCAGATCGAGTATACAGCTTCCGGCGGTAACCAGAACCCTTTGTTCTCTGAAATCCTCGGTTTAGGCAGAACCCAAAACCTGTATGCGAGTGCAACTTCTGTTGATACGCTGCAGAAAAGCAATGACCCACGTAGGAGAGTGTTTTACCGCAACGTAACGGGATTTGACACCATTGTAGGTATTCCGCAGGGTAGCTATGACAACACGCCTTCAGATGACATTACCGATGGTTTACGTTCTTCTGCGTCGTTCCGTGTAGGTGCGAGGGGCGGTGATGATAATTCAGCGCTGGCGCCTGTGAAGCTGATTTCTGCGGCGGAAAGTTATTTCCTGCAGGCAGAAGTATATACTAGAGGCTTTAGGGCCGGTAATGCGCAGACGATGTTTACAGAAGGTATCAGGGCCAGTTTTGCATCATACGATGTAGCAGGTGTGGATGAGTATATTGCTACATCGCCGTCTGCGGCATGGCCTGCGGGCGAAGATGCACAGTGGCAGGCAATCATGTTCCAGAAGTGGGTAGCGATGAATGGCAGCCAGGGCTTTGAGGCATGGACGGAGTGGCGCAGGACGGGTTATCCGAACTTGTTACAGCAGTCACAGGCCTCTGTGCTTGCCGCTGGATTAATGCCGCAACGGTTCCTTTATCCAAGTACAGAGCTTACCCGTAACCTCAATTTCCCCGGCCAGACGTTGGTGGAGGACAAGGTTTGGTGGGATGCTAACTAA
- a CDS encoding helix-turn-helix domain-containing protein translates to MENKVLKQMRLGAKIKKLRELKNITQDYMASRLNLGTTAYGNIERGTVKGLSVERLMSIAEVLGIDFAEIINYDLNKPYHINPGQQREEVPGQVDEFYTSCIIAIIEQGTQDKKMLIALLSNMREANSRLAEAMAEHNKLLHKIYAKQQELVTILQGRK, encoded by the coding sequence ATGGAGAACAAGGTTCTTAAGCAAATGCGGCTTGGCGCGAAGATTAAAAAGTTGAGAGAGTTAAAAAACATTACGCAGGATTACATGGCCAGCCGCCTCAATCTTGGTACTACCGCGTATGGAAACATAGAGCGTGGCACCGTGAAAGGTTTGTCTGTAGAGCGTTTGATGTCGATAGCAGAAGTTTTGGGAATCGACTTTGCCGAGATCATTAATTATGATCTGAACAAGCCATATCATATCAATCCGGGGCAGCAACGTGAAGAAGTTCCTGGCCAGGTTGATGAGTTTTATACGTCGTGTATAATTGCCATTATAGAGCAAGGCACGCAGGACAAAAAGATGCTGATCGCACTATTAAGTAATATGCGGGAGGCTAATAGTCGTCTGGCCGAGGCGATGGCAGAACACAATAAGTTGCTGCATAAGATTTATGCGAAGCAACAAGAGTTAGTAACGATCCTACAGGGACGTAAATAG
- a CDS encoding VanZ family protein — translation MRTIRYYLPAVVWIGLILVLCALPGEDIPKASLFDDLHVDKIVHFALFGGIVVWLSMGYYRQKGHISNAMLILIALIASGYGLAIEYMQKYLVVGRSFDMWDVLADAAGAFAAIFVFKFVQKRYL, via the coding sequence ATGAGGACTATCCGATATTATTTACCCGCAGTTGTTTGGATTGGCCTCATTCTCGTTTTATGTGCACTCCCCGGCGAAGACATTCCCAAAGCTTCGCTGTTCGACGATCTTCACGTTGACAAAATCGTACATTTCGCTTTATTTGGTGGTATAGTAGTATGGCTCAGTATGGGCTACTACAGGCAAAAAGGGCATATCAGCAATGCGATGCTCATTCTTATTGCGCTCATTGCATCCGGTTATGGACTGGCGATCGAGTATATGCAAAAGTACCTTGTAGTTGGCCGCAGTTTCGATATGTGGGATGTGCTGGCCGATGCTGCAGGCGCCTTTGCGGCAATCTTCGTTTTCAAGTTTGTGCAAAAGCGATATCTCTGA